In the genome of Megalops cyprinoides isolate fMegCyp1 chromosome 7, fMegCyp1.pri, whole genome shotgun sequence, one region contains:
- the cs gene encoding citrate synthase, mitochondrial: MSLLSVSRLAPRLLNSKNAACVLVAARHASTSTNLKDVLADLIPKEQTRIKNFKTQYGKTNIGQITVDMVYGGMRGMKGLVYETSVLDPDEGIRFRGYSIPECQQLLPKAAGGQEPLPEGLFWLLVTGQIPTEEQVNWVSKEWAKRAALPSHVVTMLDNFPTNLHPMSQFSAAITALNSESSFAWAYSEGVSKVKYWEFIYEDSMDLIAKLPCVAAKIYRNLYREGSSIGAIDSSLDWSHNFTNMLGYSDPQFTELMRLYLTIHSDHEGGNVSAHTSHLVGSALSDPYLSFSAAMNGLAGPLHGLANQEVLVWLTALQKELGGEVSDEKLRDYIWNTLKSGRVVPGYGHAVLRKTDPRYTCQREFALKHLPDDPMFKLVAQLYKIVPNVLLEQGKAKNPWPNVDAHSGVLLQYYGMTEMNYYTVLFGVSRALGVLAQLVWSRALGFPLERPKSMSTDGLMALVGAKSG, translated from the exons ATGTCCCTTCTGTCCGTCAGCAGGCTAGCACCTAGGCTCCTCAATTCAAAG AATGCAGCCTGTGTCCTTGTGGCTGCTCGACACGCCAGCACATCGACG AACCTGAAGGATGTTCTCGCAGACCTCATCCCCAAAGAACAGACCAGGATCAAGAACTTCAAAACGCAGTATGGCAAAACCAACATCGGCCAGATTACTGTAGACATG gtaTATGGAGGCATGAGGGGAATGAAGGGTCTGGTCTACGAGACTTCTGTGCTGGACCCAGACGAG ggaATCCGTTTCCGTGGGTACAGCATTCCGGAATGCCAGCAGCTGTTGCCCAAGGCTGCCGGAGGTCAGGAGCCGCTACCCGAGGGCCTCTTTTGGCTCCTGGTCACTGGACAGATCCCcacagaggagcag gtCAACTGGGTGTCCAAGGAGTGGGCCAAGCGGGCGGCCCTCCCCTCCCACGTGGTCACCATGCTGGACAACTTCCCCACCAACCTGCACCCCATGTCCCAGTTCAGCGCCGCCATCACCGCCCTCAACAGCGAGAGCAGCTTCGCCTGGGCCTACTCCGAGGGTGTCAGCAAGGTCAAGTACTGGGAG TTCATCTACGAGGACTCCATGGACCTGATCGCCAAGCTGCCGTGCGTGGCCGCCAAGATCTACCGCAACCTGTACCGTGAGGGGAGCAGCATCGGCGCCATCGACTCCAGCCTGGACTGGTCCCACAACTTCACCAACATGCTGGGCTACAGCGACCCGCAGTTCACCGAGCTCATGCGGCTCTACCTCACCATCCACAG TGACCACGAGGGCGGGAACGTCAGCGCCCACACCAGCCACCTCGTGGGGAGCGCGCTCTCCGACCCCTACCTGTCATTCAGCGCGGCCATGAACGGGCTGGCTGGACCCCTGCACGGACTCGCCAACCAG GAGGTGCTGGTGTGGCTGACTGCTCTGCAGAAGGAGCTGGGCGGAGAGGTGTCCGACGAGAAGCTGAGAGACTACATCTGGAACACGCTCAAGTCTGGAAGG GTGGTGCCGGGCTACGGGCACGCCGTCCTGAGGAAGACAGACCCCCGATACACCTGCCAGCGCGAATTCGCCCTCAAGCACCTGCCCGACGACCCCATGTTCAAGCTGGTGGCCCAGCTCTACAAGATCGTCCCCAACGTGTTGCTGGAGCAGGGCAAGGCCAAGAACCCCTGGCCCAACGTGGACGCCCACAGCGGGGTCCTGCTGCAG TACTACGGCATGACGGAGATGAACTACTACACAGTGCTGTTCGGCGTGTCCCGGGCCCTGGGTGTTCTGGCCCAGCTGGTGTGGAGTCGGGCCCTGGGCTTCCCCCTGGAGCGCCCCAAGTCCATGAGCACGGACGGGCTGATGGCTCTAGTGGGGGCAA